From the Solanum stenotomum isolate F172 chromosome 4, ASM1918654v1, whole genome shotgun sequence genome, one window contains:
- the LOC125862540 gene encoding L-aspartate oxidase, chloroplastic, translated as MATGIASGSGQLYVREPVYRRNSYGKAHCHSTVILSSMQNQIHWSSWISKLLQVDRSNYSQCQVKTNRKSHRGAIKSCQREGSTRYFDFAVIGSGIAGLRYALEVAKHGTVAVITKAEPHESNTNYAQGGVSAVLCPKDSVESHMQDTIVAGAYLCDEETVRVVCTEGPERIKELIAMGASFDHGEDGNLHLAREGGHSHRRIVHAADMTGREIERALLEAVVKDPNIYVFQHHFAIDLLTTQDGSDIVCHGIDTINTETQEVIRFISKVTLLASGGAGHIYPSTTNPPVATGDGMAMAHRAQAVISNMEFVQFHPTALADEGLPIRPSNARENAFLITEAVRGDGGILYNLDMERFMPSYDERAELAPRDVVARSIDDQLKKRGEEYVLLDISHKPTEKILSHFPNIAAECLRYGLDITQQPIPVVPAAHYMCGGVRAGLEGETNVRGLYVAGEVACTGLHGANRLASNSLAEALVFARRAVQPSIDHMNISKIDHSASSWWPRPVAPLLLGDTVLNKVILRTREVRKELQSIMWEYVGIVRSTSRLTLAETRIIELELKWEGYLFQHGWEPTMVGLEACEMRNLFCCAKLVVSSALSRHESRGLHYTIDFPHVEESKRLPTVIFPSQLNSSWSSRQLHRQQIC; from the exons GTCTTCTTGGATTTCCAAACTATTACAAGTTGATAGAAGTAACTACTCACAATGTCAAGTGAAAACAAACCGGAAGTCTCACAGAGGAGCAATCAAATCATGCCAGAGAGAAGGCTCAACTAGGTATTTTGATTTTGCTGTGATTGGTAGTGGCATTGCTGGCCTTCGATATGCTCTTGAGGTTGCCAAACATGGAACTGTGGCTGTGATAACCAAGGCCGAGCCTCATGAGAGTAACACTAACTATGCTCAAGGTGGTGTAAGTGCCGTGCTCTGCCCTAAGGATTCAGTGGAGAGCCACATGCAAGATACAATTGTGGCAGGTGCTTACCTCTGTGATGAGGAGACTGTTAGA GTTGTGTGTACTGAAGGACCTGAGAGAATTAAAGAACTGATTGCTATGGGTGCTTCGTTCGATCATGGGGAGGATGGCAATCTGCATCTAGCCAGGGAAGGGGGCCACTCCCATCGCCGAATTGTCCATGCTGCTGATATGACAGGCAGAGAGATAGAAAGGGCCCTATTAGAGGCAGTTGTTAAGGATCCTAATATATATGTGTTTCAACACCATTTTGCTATAGATTTGTTGACCACCCAG GATGGTTCTGACATAGTTTGTCACGGCATTGATACTATAAACACGGAAACACAGGAG GTCATAAGATTCATTTCAAAAGTGACTTTACTGGCATCAGGTGGAGCTGGACATATCTATCCAAGTACTACCAATCCGCCG GTTGCCACTGGAGATGGAATGGCTATGGCTCATCGAGCTCAAGCTGTAATTTCCAACATGGA GTTTGTGCAATTCCACCCGACTGCCTTGGCTGATGAAGGCCTTCCCATCAGACCATCAAATGCCAGAGAGAATGCTTTTCTGATAACTGAAGCTGTCAGAGGTGATGGAGGCATCCTTTACAACTTAGACATGGAGAGATTTATGCCATCGTATGATGAAAGAGCAGAGCTCGCCCCGAGAGATGTGGTAGCAAGAAGTATTGATGACCAGCTCAAAAAGCGTGGTGAAGAGTATGTTCTTCTTGATATCAGTCACAAGCCCACAGAGAAGATTCTTTCTCATTTTCCTAATATAGCTGCTGAGTGTCTCCGCTATGGGTTAGACATAACACAGCAGCCAATTCCAGTGGTTCCGGCAGCTCACTACATGTGTGGTGGAGTCCGTGCTGGGCTTGAAGGTGAGACTAATGTACGAGGTCTTTATGTGGCAGGTGAAGTTGCATGTACTGGTTTGCATGGTGCAAACCGACTTGCTAGCAACTCCTTGGCTGAAGCACTAGTGTTTGCACGAAGAGCTGTACAGCCTTCAATTGATCACATGAACATATCTAAAATTGATCACAGTGCTTCAAGTTGGTGGCCGCGGCCTGTAGCCCCCTTGTTACTAGGAGATACAGTACTTAACAAAGTCATTCTTCGGACAAGGGAAGTGAGGAAAGAACTGCAGTCAATCATGTGGGAATACGTTGGCATTGTAAGGTCTACCTCACGACTAACCCTTGCAGAAACCAGAATCATAGAGTTGGAGTTGAAATGGGAAGGATACCTATTTCAGCATGGCTGGGAACCGACTATGGTTGGTTTAGAGGCTTGCGAGATGAGGAATCTCTTCTGTTGTGCCAAGCTGGTTGTTAGCAGTGCTCTTTCCCGACATGAGAGTCGTGGGCTTCATTATACCATTGACTTTCCTCACGTCGAGGAAAGCAAGAGGCTGCCAACAGTAATTTTTCCTTCTCAGCTAAATAGCTCATGGAGCTCGCGGCAATTACACAGGCAGCAGATATGTTAG
- the LOC125862547 gene encoding indole-3-acetate O-methyltransferase 1-like isoform X2 yields MLSMKGGKGEASYVNNSQAQGQHARSMLHLLKETLDGVQLISSSDNDIPFVIVDLGCSCGSNTVYIIDVIVEHMRKRFDTTDQQIPEFSAFFCDLPSNDFNTLFQLLPPLANNGMEECLASNSHRSYFAAGVPGSFYRRLFPARSIDVFYSAFSLHWLSQVPDVVLDKQNVAYNKGRIYIHGANESTTKAYKKQFQSDLANFLCARSKEMKRGGSMFLVCLGRTSMDPTDQGGAGLLFGTHFQDAWDDLVQEGLITSEKRDNFNIPVYAPSIQDFKEVVEANGSFTINTLQVFRGGSPLVVNHPDDAAEVGRALAISCRSVSGVLVDAHIGEQLGDELFTRVEHRASRHAKELIEKLQFFHIVASLSLV; encoded by the exons ATGCTTAGCATGAAAGGAGGCAAAGGTGAAGCTAGCTATGTCAACAATTCTCAAGCCCAG GGACAACATGCTCGATCAATGCTGCATTTATTGAAAGAAACCCTTGACGGAGTCCAACTGATCAGTTCATCCGATAACGACATTCCTTTCGTGATAGTCGATTTAGGATGTTCTTGTGGCAGCAACACTGTTTACATAATCGACGTGATTGTTGAACACATGAGGAAGAGATTTGACACAACAGATCAACAGATACCAGAATTTTCCGCCTTTTTCTGTGACCTTCCGTCCAATGATTTCAACACACTGTTTCAATTGTTGCCTCCGTTGGCTAATAATGGGATGGAGGAATGTTTAGCTTCCAATAGCCACCGCTCGTATTTTGCTGCCGGAGTTCCAGGTTCATTTTACCGGCGTTTATTTCCGGCGAGATCCATTGACGTTTTCTACTCTGCTTTTTCTTTGCACTGGCTTTCTCAG GTGCCGGATGTAGTGTTGGATAAGCAAAATGTTGCATACAACAAGGGAAGGATATACATCCATGGTGCAAATGAGAGCACAACAAAGGCCTACAAAAAGCAATTTCAAAGTGACTTGGCTAATTTCCTTTGTGCAAGATCTAAAGAAATGAAGAGGGGTGGTTCCATGTTCTTAGTTTGCTTAGGAAGGACCTCTATGGATCCAACAGACCAAGGTGGGGCTGGACTTCTTTTTGGGACTCATTTTCAAGATGCTTGGGATGATCTTGTCCAAGAG GGTCTAATTACAAGTGAAAAGAGGGACAACTTTAACATCCCAGTGTATGCACCAAGTATACAAGATTTTAAGGAAGTGGTTGAAGCCAATGGCTCATTCACTATCAACACCCTTCAAGTTTTCAGGGGAGGGAGTCCTCTAGTTGTCAACCACCCTGATGATGCAGCTGAAGTCGGACGAGCCTTAGCCATCAGCTGCAGAAGTGTTAGTGGCGTCCTTGTGGACGCCCACATTGGTGAACAACTCGGGGACGAGCTGTTCACTAGAGTTGAGCATCGAGCCTCACGCCATGCAAAAGAGCTCATTGAAAAACTTCAGTTTTTTCATATAGTTGCTTCCCTTTCTCTTGTGTAG
- the LOC125862547 gene encoding indole-3-acetate O-methyltransferase 1-like isoform X1, with the protein MATLGDNKDNVVVSNLKLERMLSMKGGKGEASYVNNSQAQGQHARSMLHLLKETLDGVQLISSSDNDIPFVIVDLGCSCGSNTVYIIDVIVEHMRKRFDTTDQQIPEFSAFFCDLPSNDFNTLFQLLPPLANNGMEECLASNSHRSYFAAGVPGSFYRRLFPARSIDVFYSAFSLHWLSQVPDVVLDKQNVAYNKGRIYIHGANESTTKAYKKQFQSDLANFLCARSKEMKRGGSMFLVCLGRTSMDPTDQGGAGLLFGTHFQDAWDDLVQEGLITSEKRDNFNIPVYAPSIQDFKEVVEANGSFTINTLQVFRGGSPLVVNHPDDAAEVGRALAISCRSVSGVLVDAHIGEQLGDELFTRVEHRASRHAKELIEKLQFFHIVASLSLV; encoded by the exons ATGGCTACATTAGGTGATAACAAAGACAATGTTGTGGTGTCCAATTTGAAGCTTGAAAGAATGCTTAGCATGAAAGGAGGCAAAGGTGAAGCTAGCTATGTCAACAATTCTCAAGCCCAG GGACAACATGCTCGATCAATGCTGCATTTATTGAAAGAAACCCTTGACGGAGTCCAACTGATCAGTTCATCCGATAACGACATTCCTTTCGTGATAGTCGATTTAGGATGTTCTTGTGGCAGCAACACTGTTTACATAATCGACGTGATTGTTGAACACATGAGGAAGAGATTTGACACAACAGATCAACAGATACCAGAATTTTCCGCCTTTTTCTGTGACCTTCCGTCCAATGATTTCAACACACTGTTTCAATTGTTGCCTCCGTTGGCTAATAATGGGATGGAGGAATGTTTAGCTTCCAATAGCCACCGCTCGTATTTTGCTGCCGGAGTTCCAGGTTCATTTTACCGGCGTTTATTTCCGGCGAGATCCATTGACGTTTTCTACTCTGCTTTTTCTTTGCACTGGCTTTCTCAG GTGCCGGATGTAGTGTTGGATAAGCAAAATGTTGCATACAACAAGGGAAGGATATACATCCATGGTGCAAATGAGAGCACAACAAAGGCCTACAAAAAGCAATTTCAAAGTGACTTGGCTAATTTCCTTTGTGCAAGATCTAAAGAAATGAAGAGGGGTGGTTCCATGTTCTTAGTTTGCTTAGGAAGGACCTCTATGGATCCAACAGACCAAGGTGGGGCTGGACTTCTTTTTGGGACTCATTTTCAAGATGCTTGGGATGATCTTGTCCAAGAG GGTCTAATTACAAGTGAAAAGAGGGACAACTTTAACATCCCAGTGTATGCACCAAGTATACAAGATTTTAAGGAAGTGGTTGAAGCCAATGGCTCATTCACTATCAACACCCTTCAAGTTTTCAGGGGAGGGAGTCCTCTAGTTGTCAACCACCCTGATGATGCAGCTGAAGTCGGACGAGCCTTAGCCATCAGCTGCAGAAGTGTTAGTGGCGTCCTTGTGGACGCCCACATTGGTGAACAACTCGGGGACGAGCTGTTCACTAGAGTTGAGCATCGAGCCTCACGCCATGCAAAAGAGCTCATTGAAAAACTTCAGTTTTTTCATATAGTTGCTTCCCTTTCTCTTGTGTAG